From Acinetobacter lwoffii, a single genomic window includes:
- the ovoA gene encoding 5-histidylcysteine sulfoxide synthase → MQLDSPLKSHSQDKTNTSSLWLSAKPMLLPTPALDFADEQTARHCLREYFLNTFDTYEQLFECLKHEDAFFIKPITLRHPLIFYFAHTATFFVNKLLLSKLISERVNPHFESIFAIGVDEMSWDDLDEVHYDWPSVQEVRDYRHQVRALILNILEHAPLTLPLNWQNPWWTIIMDIEHERIHLETSSVLIRQHALEHVRQHPQWRANIITGMAPDNILLDVPEGKVHLQKDFNHPFYGWDNEYGRHEAEVAAFAASKYLVSNQEFLAFVEADGYQTEHYWSEEGLGWLQFSQAAHPCFWRKTELGWSLRLMLEEVPMPWDWPVEVNYHEAKAFCQWKSQLLGKTIRLPTEDEWYRLYAVSDLDSDLPSPEQANIELKYGTSSCPVDHFKQGDFYDIQGNVWQWTETPIYPFQGFQVHPLYDDFSTPTFDGRHNLMKGGSWISAGNEALYSSRYAFRRHFFQHAGFRYVASDQALQHFPSNYESDQLVSQYLEFQYGPEYFGIANFAKTLVDLAQPYFQQVPCHRALDIGCATGRASFELAHYFDQVTGLDFSARFIQQAVYLAQGNMVRYQLPLEGELSEEKSCSLEDVALEQFASKTEFFQADACNLKAHFSDYDFILAANLIDRLHHPKDFLLQIHKRINIGGILMLSSPYTWLEEHTARSEWLGGFQQDGEKITTLAGISNILTQHFELVAEPQDVPFVIRETARKYQHTLSQVTIWKRIR, encoded by the coding sequence ATGCAGCTCGATTCTCCCTTAAAATCCCACTCTCAAGATAAAACCAATACAAGCAGCCTGTGGCTTTCGGCCAAACCGATGCTGCTGCCCACGCCGGCACTTGATTTTGCCGATGAACAGACTGCCCGGCACTGCCTGCGCGAATATTTCCTGAACACCTTTGACACCTATGAACAACTGTTTGAATGCCTCAAACATGAAGATGCATTTTTCATCAAGCCGATTACTTTACGTCATCCGCTAATTTTTTATTTTGCCCATACCGCCACTTTTTTTGTCAATAAACTGCTGCTCAGCAAGCTAATTAGCGAACGCGTAAATCCGCATTTTGAAAGTATCTTCGCGATCGGTGTAGACGAGATGAGCTGGGATGACCTGGATGAAGTGCACTATGACTGGCCCAGTGTGCAGGAAGTCCGTGATTATCGGCATCAGGTACGCGCCCTGATCCTGAACATCCTTGAACATGCTCCGCTAACTCTACCCTTAAACTGGCAAAACCCTTGGTGGACCATCATCATGGACATCGAACATGAACGGATCCATCTGGAAACTTCTTCTGTGCTGATCCGCCAGCATGCTTTGGAACATGTACGCCAGCATCCGCAATGGCGTGCCAATATTATTACCGGCATGGCCCCGGATAATATTTTGCTGGATGTGCCGGAAGGCAAAGTGCATTTACAGAAAGATTTTAACCATCCATTTTATGGCTGGGACAATGAATACGGCCGGCATGAAGCCGAGGTTGCAGCTTTTGCAGCCTCCAAATATCTGGTATCGAATCAGGAATTTCTGGCCTTTGTCGAAGCTGATGGCTATCAGACCGAACACTACTGGAGTGAAGAAGGTCTAGGCTGGCTGCAATTTTCACAAGCTGCTCATCCCTGTTTCTGGCGCAAAACTGAATTAGGCTGGTCACTGCGATTGATGCTAGAAGAAGTGCCGATGCCTTGGGACTGGCCGGTAGAAGTGAATTATCATGAAGCCAAGGCCTTTTGTCAGTGGAAATCCCAACTGCTGGGAAAAACCATTCGCTTGCCGACTGAAGATGAATGGTATCGCCTGTATGCAGTTTCCGATCTGGATTCAGATTTACCGAGCCCTGAACAGGCCAATATCGAGTTGAAATACGGCACCAGCTCCTGTCCGGTCGATCATTTCAAGCAGGGCGATTTTTATGATATTCAGGGCAATGTCTGGCAGTGGACTGAAACTCCGATCTATCCATTTCAGGGTTTTCAGGTGCATCCGCTTTATGATGATTTCAGTACACCAACCTTTGACGGTCGCCATAACCTGATGAAAGGTGGCTCCTGGATTTCGGCGGGCAATGAAGCTTTATATAGTTCCCGCTACGCCTTCAGACGGCATTTCTTTCAGCACGCTGGTTTTCGCTACGTCGCCTCTGATCAGGCACTGCAACATTTCCCTTCGAACTATGAAAGCGACCAGCTGGTCTCCCAATATCTGGAATTCCAGTACGGCCCCGAATATTTTGGTATCGCTAATTTTGCCAAAACACTGGTCGATCTGGCACAACCCTATTTTCAGCAAGTGCCATGTCATCGTGCCTTAGATATTGGCTGTGCTACCGGCCGCGCCAGCTTTGAACTGGCACACTATTTTGATCAGGTGACCGGTCTGGACTTCTCAGCACGTTTTATCCAGCAGGCAGTCTATTTGGCTCAAGGCAATATGGTACGTTATCAGCTGCCGCTAGAAGGTGAATTAAGCGAAGAAAAAAGCTGTTCACTTGAAGATGTCGCTTTGGAACAGTTTGCGTCAAAAACGGAATTTTTTCAGGCCGATGCCTGCAACCTGAAAGCACATTTTAGCGACTATGATTTTATTCTGGCAGCGAACCTGATTGACCGGCTGCATCATCCGAAAGACTTTTTATTGCAGATTCATAAACGTATCAATATAGGTGGAATTTTAATGCTGAGTTCGCCCTATACCTGGCTGGAAGAACATACGGCGCGTAGCGAATGGCTGGGCGGTTTTCAGCAGGATGGGGAAAAGATCACGACTTTGGCTGGTATTTCCAACATTTTAACCCAGCACTTTGAATTGGTGGCCGAACCCCAAGATGTGCCTTTTGTGATTCGAGAAACGGCCAGAAAGTATCAACATACCCTGTCACAAGTCACGATCTGGAAACGGATTCGCTAA
- a CDS encoding IS630 family transposase — protein sequence MEELREQAARGEIILGYVDETGFSSTPDNRYAWTKIGDVHAVDAIRLKRVNVMGCLLSTGKLVTSCLQESVKSTWFYAYLTGIAQQVKQMYNLPLVLIVDNASIHRSKKMADYRELLKTNFSTNLYFIPAYSPELNRIEMVWKQMKYYWRDFQVMTADKIEQWVEKVSNQFGKEYMFTF from the coding sequence ATTGAAGAATTACGAGAGCAAGCGGCACGTGGTGAAATTATATTAGGTTATGTTGATGAAACAGGATTTTCATCTACACCTGATAACCGCTATGCGTGGACAAAGATAGGTGATGTTCATGCGGTTGATGCAATAAGATTAAAACGAGTTAATGTCATGGGGTGTTTGCTTTCAACGGGGAAACTGGTGACAAGCTGTTTACAAGAGTCAGTGAAAAGCACTTGGTTTTATGCCTATTTAACTGGAATAGCTCAACAAGTAAAACAGATGTATAACCTTCCATTGGTTCTTATTGTTGATAATGCCTCGATTCATAGAAGTAAAAAGATGGCTGATTACAGAGAGCTACTTAAAACTAACTTTTCGACGAATCTGTATTTTATTCCAGCTTATAGCCCTGAGTTAAATCGAATCGAGATGGTATGGAAGCAGATGAAATATTATTGGCGAGATTTTCAAGTCATGACAGCTGACAAAATAGAGCAATGGGTGGAGAAAGTATCAAACCAATTCGGAAAAGAATACATGTTTACTTTTTAA
- a CDS encoding DoxX-like family protein, whose amino-acid sequence MNPKPVFLQSLRTIQLTLVILWLYQGLIPKILFQSPAEISIWQNMGFELALAKVLVGLSGGCEMLFGLCFLKWNRSILLHRLNIIGLAGLLLLIAFTAPLQLTAAFNPVVMNTAMLMLSVVAIQLIQEEQQEVLKQ is encoded by the coding sequence GTGAATCCTAAACCTGTATTCCTACAATCACTGCGTACTATCCAGCTGACTTTGGTCATACTATGGCTCTATCAGGGACTCATTCCAAAAATTCTGTTCCAATCACCCGCTGAAATTAGCATTTGGCAAAATATGGGTTTTGAGCTGGCACTGGCCAAAGTCTTGGTTGGACTTTCCGGAGGATGTGAAATGCTATTTGGCTTATGCTTTCTGAAATGGAACCGGTCCATACTCTTGCATAGGTTGAATATTATCGGACTTGCTGGATTACTACTGCTGATTGCATTCACAGCCCCGTTGCAACTTACTGCAGCATTCAATCCTGTGGTAATGAATACCGCCATGCTGATGCTTTCTGTAGTGGCCATTCAACTCATCCAAGAGGAACAACAGGAAGTACTTAAACAATAA
- the ptsP gene encoding phosphoenolpyruvate--protein phosphotransferase yields the protein MSNMQLDTLRRIVQEINASTSLHESLDIMVKHVAEAMQVDVCSIYLLDERNQRYLLMASKGLNAESVGHVSLQTGEGLVGLVGQREEIVNLDNAPKHERFLFLPETGEEIYNSFLGVPVMYRRKVMGVLVVQNKESQDFSEAAESFLVTLCAQLSGVIAHAHAVGNIDVFRKPSNLPAYKTFQGVSGSGGIALGRAVILYPPADLAAVPDREADDISEELQLLDNALNSVREEIQSLDDKMQDALMAEERALFSVFLRMLDENALPAEIKAFIREGHWAQGAVRIVIDNHVAQFSQMEDDYLRERVADLKDLGRRILARLQEADASHRELTDESILIGEEISTAALVELPVDKIAAIVTTEGAMNSHMVIVARALGIPTVVGVTELPINTLDDVEMIVDAHQGRVFINPPRRLRSRYKEIQKEEEQLAKDLRQYETKDAITPDGVAVKLYVNTGLMIDVVRGVQRGAKGVGLYRSEIPFMLRDRFPGEEEQRAIYRQQLSHFANKPVVMRTLDIGADKDLPYFSIEEENSALGWRGIRFTLDHPEIFSSQIRAMLKASIGLNNLHILLPMVTSVSEVEEALYLLERDHAAIQEEEQVKVNKPKLGIMVEVPSVLHQIDEFSELVDFFSVGSNDLTQYLLAVDRNNPRVANVYSHLHPAVLRALTRLVQDCHRNEKPVSICGEMAGDPLSAVLLMAMGFNTLSMSSSNILRVRKTICHVPMSDAQELLQHVLKMDNPLMVKSWLEYYFRTHGLGDMVKSASRMVSA from the coding sequence ATGTCGAATATGCAACTGGACACCTTGAGACGTATTGTTCAGGAGATCAATGCGTCCACCAGTTTGCATGAATCACTCGACATTATGGTCAAGCATGTGGCCGAGGCCATGCAGGTTGATGTCTGCTCGATCTATCTCCTCGATGAACGCAATCAGCGTTATCTGCTCATGGCGTCTAAAGGCCTGAATGCAGAATCTGTCGGCCATGTGTCTTTGCAGACCGGTGAGGGTCTGGTGGGCCTGGTTGGACAACGTGAAGAAATTGTCAATCTGGACAATGCCCCTAAACATGAGCGCTTCCTGTTTTTACCTGAAACCGGTGAGGAAATTTATAACTCCTTCCTCGGTGTGCCGGTGATGTACCGCCGTAAGGTCATGGGTGTACTGGTGGTTCAGAATAAAGAATCACAGGACTTTTCTGAAGCTGCTGAATCCTTTCTGGTCACACTCTGCGCGCAGCTTTCTGGCGTCATCGCCCATGCCCATGCCGTTGGCAATATCGATGTATTCCGTAAGCCGAGCAACCTGCCCGCCTATAAAACCTTTCAGGGAGTTTCTGGCTCCGGTGGCATTGCCTTAGGTCGTGCAGTGATTCTCTATCCGCCAGCAGATCTTGCCGCAGTCCCTGACCGTGAAGCAGATGACATCAGCGAAGAACTGCAGCTCTTAGATAACGCGCTAAATTCAGTCCGTGAAGAAATCCAGTCACTGGATGACAAAATGCAGGATGCGTTAATGGCCGAGGAACGCGCACTGTTTAGCGTGTTCTTGCGTATGCTGGATGAAAATGCCCTGCCTGCAGAAATCAAGGCTTTTATTCGTGAAGGTCACTGGGCACAAGGCGCCGTGCGAATTGTTATTGACAATCATGTGGCACAATTTTCCCAAATGGAAGATGATTATTTACGTGAGCGGGTAGCGGACTTAAAAGATCTGGGCCGCCGTATTCTGGCGCGCTTACAGGAAGCCGATGCCAGTCACCGTGAATTGACCGATGAAAGTATTCTGATTGGTGAGGAAATTTCGACGGCTGCACTGGTTGAACTACCTGTAGATAAAATTGCCGCGATTGTCACTACCGAAGGCGCCATGAACTCACATATGGTGATTGTGGCGCGTGCTCTTGGTATTCCGACCGTGGTCGGCGTGACCGAACTGCCGATCAACACCCTCGATGATGTAGAGATGATTGTCGATGCACATCAGGGCCGGGTCTTTATTAATCCCCCACGTCGCCTGCGCAGTCGCTATAAAGAAATTCAAAAAGAAGAAGAACAGCTTGCTAAAGATCTGCGCCAGTACGAAACCAAAGATGCGATTACCCCGGATGGCGTGGCGGTCAAACTCTACGTCAACACCGGCCTGATGATTGATGTGGTGCGTGGCGTGCAGCGTGGTGCCAAAGGTGTCGGTTTATACCGTTCTGAAATTCCGTTTATGTTGCGTGACCGCTTCCCGGGCGAGGAAGAACAACGTGCGATTTATCGTCAGCAGCTCAGTCACTTTGCCAATAAACCGGTGGTGATGCGAACGTTGGACATTGGTGCAGACAAAGACCTGCCGTATTTCTCGATTGAAGAAGAAAACTCGGCACTCGGCTGGCGTGGCATTCGTTTTACCCTGGATCATCCGGAAATTTTTTCTTCACAGATTCGCGCCATGCTCAAAGCCAGTATCGGACTGAATAACCTGCATATTCTGCTGCCGATGGTGACCAGTGTCAGCGAGGTCGAGGAAGCGCTCTATCTGCTGGAACGTGACCATGCGGCGATTCAAGAAGAAGAACAGGTCAAGGTAAATAAACCAAAACTCGGCATCATGGTGGAAGTGCCGAGTGTGCTTCATCAGATTGATGAATTTTCCGAACTGGTGGATTTCTTCTCGGTCGGCTCCAACGATCTGACCCAATATCTGTTGGCTGTGGATCGCAATAATCCACGGGTAGCCAATGTCTATTCACATTTACACCCTGCAGTACTGCGTGCCCTGACCCGTCTGGTGCAGGACTGTCATCGTAATGAAAAACCGGTCAGTATCTGCGGTGAAATGGCGGGCGATCCGCTGTCTGCAGTTTTGCTCATGGCCATGGGCTTTAATACCCTGTCGATGAGTTCCAGTAATATTTTGCGGGTACGTAAAACCATTTGTCATGTTCCGATGAGTGATGCACAAGAATTGCTGCAACATGTGTTAAAAATGGACAATCCGCTCATGGTAAAAAGCTGGTTAGAATATTATTTCAGAACCCATGGTTTAGGGGATATGGTGAAATCTGCATCACGTATGGTGAGTGCCTAA
- a CDS encoding thiol-disulfide oxidoreductase DCC family protein produces MHPNIEDIIQQHDIVLFDAVCVICNGWARFLIQYDKKIQFKLVSAQSPLGTALLEHYQMPTEHYTTMLVIQDGTLYTESTALLKALQHLGFPFNLMSAGYFVPRFIRDFLYRVVALNRYKLFGKTEYCLIPSSENKRHFLEEAVRES; encoded by the coding sequence ATGCATCCAAATATTGAAGACATCATTCAACAACACGACATTGTTTTATTTGATGCTGTTTGCGTGATCTGCAATGGCTGGGCACGGTTTCTGATTCAATACGATAAGAAGATACAGTTTAAACTGGTTTCCGCCCAATCGCCTTTAGGTACGGCACTGCTCGAACATTATCAGATGCCAACCGAACATTACACCACGATGCTCGTCATTCAAGATGGCACACTCTATACGGAATCGACTGCATTACTGAAGGCGCTGCAGCATCTTGGTTTTCCCTTTAATTTAATGAGCGCAGGTTATTTTGTTCCACGTTTTATCCGAGATTTTCTGTATCGTGTGGTCGCTTTAAATCGTTACAAGCTATTTGGTAAAACCGAGTATTGCCTGATTCCATCCAGCGAAAATAAACGCCATTTTCTGGAAGAAGCTGTCCGTGAATCCTAA
- a CDS encoding DUF2789 family protein — protein sequence MTHVRPRMTHLFQQLGLDASAEGIETFIHEHQLHKDLTLLDAPYWSEAQRQFLSEKIASDGEWAIVVDQLNESLHENSTSEG from the coding sequence ATGACTCACGTTCGACCACGTATGACACATCTGTTCCAACAGCTTGGCTTGGATGCCAGTGCAGAAGGTATTGAAACATTTATTCACGAGCATCAATTGCATAAAGATCTGACTTTACTGGATGCGCCGTATTGGTCAGAGGCACAACGTCAATTTTTAAGCGAGAAAATAGCCTCTGATGGCGAATGGGCGATTGTGGTAGATCAACTCAATGAATCCTTGCATGAAAATTCAACCAGTGAAGGATAA
- a CDS encoding catalase, with product MSQDFKKCPVTHLTTEAGAPVVDNQNSMTAGARGPLLAQDLWLNEKLANFVREVIPERRMHAKGSGAFGTFTVTNDITQYSRAKIFSEVGKKTEMFARFSTVAGERGAADAERDIRGFALKFYTEEGNWDLVGNNTPVFFLRDARKFPDLNKAVKRDPKTNKRSATNNWDFWTLLPEALHQVTIVMSDRGIPTGYRHMHGFGSHTFSFINAKNERFWVKFHMRTQQGIQNLTDAEAADLIAKDRESSQTDLFDAIERGDYPKWKMYVQIMPELEAETVPYHPFDLTKVWPKGDYPLIEVGEFELNRNPENYFQDVEQAAFAPSNLVPGISYSPDRMLQARLVNYADAARYRVGVNHSQVPVNAARCPVHSNRRDGQGRMDGNYGSLPHYEPNSFSQWQEQPEFREPPLKITGDADFWDFREDDNDYFSQPRALFNLMNDQQKQALFNNTAGAMGDALDFIKYRHIRNCYACDPAYGQGVAKALGMTVADAQAARESDPAKGLPSFL from the coding sequence ATGAGCCAAGATTTTAAAAAATGCCCTGTCACCCACCTGACCACTGAAGCTGGTGCCCCTGTGGTCGACAACCAGAACAGTATGACGGCAGGGGCGCGTGGACCTTTACTTGCCCAGGATTTATGGCTGAATGAAAAACTGGCCAACTTTGTCCGCGAAGTGATTCCAGAGCGTCGTATGCATGCCAAAGGTTCAGGTGCTTTTGGTACCTTTACCGTGACCAATGATATTACCCAATATAGCCGCGCTAAAATTTTCTCTGAAGTCGGCAAAAAAACCGAAATGTTTGCGCGTTTCTCAACGGTGGCAGGTGAACGTGGCGCAGCCGATGCAGAACGTGATATTCGCGGTTTTGCCTTAAAATTCTATACTGAAGAAGGCAACTGGGATCTGGTCGGCAATAACACCCCGGTGTTTTTCCTGCGGGATGCGCGCAAGTTCCCTGACCTGAATAAAGCAGTCAAACGCGACCCGAAAACCAACAAGCGCAGCGCCACCAATAACTGGGATTTCTGGACACTGTTGCCTGAAGCTTTGCATCAAGTGACCATTGTCATGTCCGACCGCGGGATTCCGACCGGTTACCGTCATATGCATGGTTTTGGCAGTCACACCTTCAGTTTTATCAATGCCAAAAATGAACGCTTCTGGGTAAAATTCCATATGCGTACCCAGCAAGGCATCCAGAACCTGACCGATGCTGAAGCTGCAGACTTGATCGCCAAAGACCGTGAAAGCAGCCAGACCGACCTGTTTGATGCCATCGAACGTGGTGACTATCCAAAATGGAAAATGTACGTTCAGATCATGCCGGAACTGGAAGCCGAAACAGTGCCTTATCATCCATTTGACCTGACCAAAGTCTGGCCAAAGGGCGATTATCCACTGATTGAAGTCGGTGAATTCGAACTGAACCGCAATCCGGAAAACTATTTCCAGGATGTAGAACAAGCAGCCTTTGCACCAAGCAATCTTGTACCGGGTATCAGCTACTCACCGGACCGTATGTTACAGGCACGTTTAGTGAACTATGCCGACGCAGCGCGTTACCGTGTTGGCGTGAATCATTCACAGGTTCCAGTCAATGCTGCACGTTGTCCTGTACATTCGAACCGCCGTGATGGTCAAGGCCGCATGGATGGCAACTATGGTTCATTGCCACATTACGAGCCGAACAGTTTTAGCCAGTGGCAGGAACAACCGGAATTCAGAGAACCGCCACTGAAAATCACCGGTGATGCCGATTTCTGGGATTTCCGTGAAGATGACAATGATTACTTCAGCCAGCCACGCGCCCTGTTTAACCTGATGAATGACCAGCAGAAACAGGCTCTGTTTAATAACACGGCCGGAGCGATGGGTGATGCGCTAGATTTCATTAAATACCGTCACATCCGCAACTGTTACGCTTGCGATCCAGCTTATGGGCAAGGCGTTGCTAAGGCCTTAGGTATGACTGTAGCAGATGCCCAAGCAGCACGTGAAAGCGATCCAGCCAAAGGTTTGCCTAGCTTTCTCTAA
- a CDS encoding RNA pyrophosphohydrolase has protein sequence MIDSEGFRPNVGIILANDAGQVLWAKRIGHNAWQFPQGGIQYGETPEQALYRELREEVGLLPEHVQIVAQTKGWLRYRLPHRYIRTDSDPVCIGQKQKWFLLKLTAPVQHIQLNLSDPPEFDQWQWVSYWYPLGQVVNFKRDVYRKALVELCQQLPQQKP, from the coding sequence ATGATCGACTCTGAAGGTTTCCGACCGAATGTCGGGATCATTTTGGCAAACGATGCTGGACAGGTTTTATGGGCAAAACGCATTGGTCATAATGCATGGCAATTTCCACAAGGCGGAATCCAATATGGAGAAACCCCTGAGCAGGCACTCTATCGTGAGCTGAGAGAAGAAGTTGGCTTATTGCCCGAACACGTCCAGATAGTCGCGCAAACCAAAGGCTGGTTGCGCTATCGTTTGCCGCATCGATACATTCGTACGGACTCTGATCCGGTCTGTATCGGTCAAAAACAAAAGTGGTTTTTACTCAAACTCACGGCCCCCGTTCAGCATATTCAGTTGAATCTGTCTGATCCGCCCGAATTTGATCAATGGCAATGGGTCAGTTACTGGTACCCACTCGGTCAAGTCGTGAATTTCAAACGTGATGTTTACCGCAAAGCCCTGGTGGAGTTGTGTCAGCAACTACCCCAGCAAAAACCTTAA
- a CDS encoding helix-turn-helix domain-containing protein encodes MPRIVSVPLSLEQRERLIFLVKHAKHWRERQRAQTILWLSEGKSVAEVATLQERIPETIRLQRRRWELYEFESIKEGHRSGRPNTLISDYQAKILDWVNTSPLNAEQIRVKLHEEYEVSVSVETIRKFLRDSGMVFKRTRHSLKKKRSDCI; translated from the coding sequence ATGCCTAGAATTGTTTCTGTACCACTTAGTTTAGAACAGCGAGAACGACTCATTTTTCTGGTCAAGCATGCAAAACATTGGCGTGAAAGGCAACGTGCCCAAACTATTCTCTGGCTTTCCGAAGGTAAAAGTGTTGCGGAAGTTGCCACTCTACAAGAACGTATCCCAGAAACCATAAGGCTACAACGCCGACGTTGGGAATTGTATGAGTTTGAATCGATTAAAGAAGGTCATCGCTCAGGTCGACCCAATACATTGATCTCAGACTATCAGGCGAAAATCCTAGATTGGGTCAATACAAGTCCACTCAATGCAGAACAAATCCGAGTCAAACTACATGAAGAATACGAAGTGTCCGTGTCTGTTGAAACCATTCGTAAGTTTTTACGTGATTCAGGTATGGTCTTCAAGCGTACCCGTCATAGCTTGAAAAAAAAGAGATCCGATTGCATTTGA
- a CDS encoding HAD family hydrolase has product MKLALFDLDHTLLNTDSDHSWGEFLVSEGLVDPVQHRAMNDKFYDDYKKGQLDPYAYNEFVFQFLTKHDNHYLTELHQLFMQKVIRPQMRPEGFKAIERHREAGHALVGITATSDFITAPIFREFGITEIIATNAEVIDGKYTGKVINTACYQQGKLVRLEQWLEGRDVTESWAYSDSINDRFLLEYADHAIAVNPDDRLETLAQEQGWKIQDWSI; this is encoded by the coding sequence ATGAAATTGGCGCTATTTGATCTCGATCACACCTTGTTAAACACGGATTCGGATCATTCTTGGGGAGAGTTTTTGGTCAGTGAGGGCCTGGTCGATCCAGTTCAGCATCGCGCCATGAATGACAAGTTCTATGACGATTATAAAAAAGGTCAGCTGGATCCTTATGCCTATAATGAATTTGTGTTCCAGTTTCTGACCAAACATGACAATCATTATTTGACTGAATTACATCAACTGTTCATGCAAAAAGTCATTCGTCCACAAATGCGTCCTGAAGGTTTTAAAGCCATTGAGCGCCACCGTGAAGCAGGGCATGCCTTAGTGGGGATTACCGCAACTTCAGACTTTATTACCGCACCCATTTTTCGTGAATTCGGAATTACTGAAATTATTGCCACCAATGCTGAAGTCATTGATGGGAAATATACTGGTAAAGTCATCAATACCGCATGCTATCAGCAAGGCAAGCTGGTGCGTCTGGAACAATGGCTGGAAGGCCGCGACGTAACCGAGTCTTGGGCTTATTCAGATTCTATTAATGACCGTTTCTTGCTGGAATATGCGGATCATGCGATTGCAGTCAATCCGGATGATCGCTTGGAAACTTTAGCCCAAGAACAGGGTTGGAAAATACAGGACTGGTCGATCTAA
- a CDS encoding MBL fold metallo-hydrolase encodes MQDLLKTKKFQLITESSWKHLWSKPVFEYLHSDHFDGKQFRNLEHASLSRGRFDLYKWLITRKSKTWNVNLDEERAEFFSRPRALPQQRPDAALDDWQVWFIGHATTLIQIGPYNFLTDPVWAEYASPSASTGPQRVIPAGIALDELPQIDAVLLSHNHYDHMDLASLEWLYNTFEMPIYTGLGNAWYLPEHYTVHEMDWWESAFFEEIRIVYTPAQHASGRGMRDQNCALWGGFSLLHGKEHCFFAGDSGYASHFKEIRKRLGAPRIALLPIGAYEPRELMRAIHMNPEDAFHAHHDLQAKCSLAIHYRTFQLTDEDRDAPEHELHEIIKHSSKLINPFYCIREGKRIIV; translated from the coding sequence ATGCAAGATCTTCTCAAAACTAAAAAATTCCAGTTAATCACGGAATCCAGTTGGAAACATCTCTGGTCTAAGCCAGTGTTTGAGTATCTGCATTCAGATCATTTCGACGGAAAACAGTTTCGTAATCTTGAGCATGCTTCTCTATCGCGCGGTCGCTTTGATTTATACAAATGGCTCATTACCCGAAAATCCAAGACCTGGAATGTCAATCTTGACGAAGAGCGTGCCGAGTTTTTTTCTCGTCCGCGCGCATTGCCACAGCAGCGTCCAGATGCAGCTCTGGATGACTGGCAAGTCTGGTTTATTGGTCACGCCACCACATTAATTCAGATCGGCCCCTATAACTTCCTGACTGATCCGGTTTGGGCTGAATATGCCAGTCCATCGGCTTCCACAGGGCCGCAGCGGGTCATTCCGGCTGGCATTGCTCTGGATGAGTTACCCCAGATTGATGCTGTACTACTTAGCCATAACCATTATGATCATATGGATCTGGCCAGTCTGGAATGGCTGTACAACACTTTTGAGATGCCTATTTATACCGGTCTGGGTAATGCCTGGTATTTGCCAGAACATTATACCGTGCATGAAATGGACTGGTGGGAAAGTGCCTTTTTTGAAGAGATCCGGATTGTCTATACGCCGGCTCAACATGCCTCAGGGCGCGGCATGCGCGATCAGAACTGTGCACTTTGGGGAGGATTTTCTTTATTACATGGCAAGGAACATTGTTTTTTTGCCGGAGATAGTGGCTACGCCTCACATTTTAAAGAAATTCGTAAACGTCTGGGTGCACCGCGAATTGCCTTACTCCCGATAGGAGCGTATGAACCGCGTGAACTGATGCGCGCGATCCATATGAATCCGGAAGATGCCTTTCATGCCCATCATGACTTGCAGGCCAAATGTTCACTGGCGATTCATTACCGTACTTTTCAGCTCACAGATGAAGACCGGGATGCACCGGAACATGAGTTGCATGAGATCATCAAGCATTCTTCCAAATTGATTAATCCGTTTTACTGCATACGGGAAGGCAAACGGATTATTGTTTAA